The following are encoded together in the Triticum dicoccoides isolate Atlit2015 ecotype Zavitan chromosome 6B, WEW_v2.0, whole genome shotgun sequence genome:
- the LOC119323037 gene encoding uncharacterized protein LOC119323037 isoform X1, which yields MADSNPDSIKRYTPPVHRNRANNRRKAGADRAEKANYSYNNDGEKSHVPSLKNLPPIIHHDAFVSNAQNDYSHARLIPLEGCSASEASQLLSERWAAAMNMYNDPNDSPDKPVMYAGSGGLSWGQGHMKLPHQMNFLEDLRRAVDAQTGLAAALSTWN from the exons ATGGCGGATAGCAACCCGGACAGCATCAAGAGATACACGCCTCCCGTGCACAG GAATCGTGCAAACAATCGCCGCAAGGCTGGAG CAGATAGGGCTGAGAAAGCCAACTATTCATACAACAATGATGGAGAGAAGAGCCATGTTCCTTCACTAAAGAACCTTCCTCCAATTATCCATCATGATGCGTTTGTCAGCAATGCTCAAAATGATTACAGTCATGCCAGATTAATACCATTGGAAGGATGTTCTGCCAGTGAGGCTTCACAGCTTCTCAGTGAAC GTTGGGCTGCTGCAATGAACATGTATAATGACCCAAATGATTCCCCTG ATAAACCAGTGATGTACGCTGGATCTGGCGGATTGTCATGGGGTCAAGGTCACATGAAACTTCCTCATCAG ATGAACTTCCTCGAAGATCTGCGTCGTGCGGTAGATGCTCAAACGGGCCTGGCAGCGGCGCTCAGCACCTGGAACTAA
- the LOC119323037 gene encoding uncharacterized protein LOC119323037 isoform X2 — MADSNPDSIKRYTPPVHRNRANNRRKAGDRAEKANYSYNNDGEKSHVPSLKNLPPIIHHDAFVSNAQNDYSHARLIPLEGCSASEASQLLSERWAAAMNMYNDPNDSPDKPVMYAGSGGLSWGQGHMKLPHQMNFLEDLRRAVDAQTGLAAALSTWN; from the exons ATGGCGGATAGCAACCCGGACAGCATCAAGAGATACACGCCTCCCGTGCACAG GAATCGTGCAAACAATCGCCGCAAGGCTGGAG ATAGGGCTGAGAAAGCCAACTATTCATACAACAATGATGGAGAGAAGAGCCATGTTCCTTCACTAAAGAACCTTCCTCCAATTATCCATCATGATGCGTTTGTCAGCAATGCTCAAAATGATTACAGTCATGCCAGATTAATACCATTGGAAGGATGTTCTGCCAGTGAGGCTTCACAGCTTCTCAGTGAAC GTTGGGCTGCTGCAATGAACATGTATAATGACCCAAATGATTCCCCTG ATAAACCAGTGATGTACGCTGGATCTGGCGGATTGTCATGGGGTCAAGGTCACATGAAACTTCCTCATCAG ATGAACTTCCTCGAAGATCTGCGTCGTGCGGTAGATGCTCAAACGGGCCTGGCAGCGGCGCTCAGCACCTGGAACTAA
- the LOC119323037 gene encoding uncharacterized protein LOC119323037 isoform X3, with the protein MADSNPDSIKRYTPPVHRNRANNRRKAGADRAEKANYSYNNDGEKSHVPSLKNLPPIIHHDAFVSNAQNDYSHARLIPLEGCSASEASQLLSERWAAAMNMYNDPNDSPDKPVMYAGSGGLSWGQGHMKLPHQYR; encoded by the exons ATGGCGGATAGCAACCCGGACAGCATCAAGAGATACACGCCTCCCGTGCACAG GAATCGTGCAAACAATCGCCGCAAGGCTGGAG CAGATAGGGCTGAGAAAGCCAACTATTCATACAACAATGATGGAGAGAAGAGCCATGTTCCTTCACTAAAGAACCTTCCTCCAATTATCCATCATGATGCGTTTGTCAGCAATGCTCAAAATGATTACAGTCATGCCAGATTAATACCATTGGAAGGATGTTCTGCCAGTGAGGCTTCACAGCTTCTCAGTGAAC GTTGGGCTGCTGCAATGAACATGTATAATGACCCAAATGATTCCCCTG ATAAACCAGTGATGTACGCTGGATCTGGCGGATTGTCATGGGGTCAAGGTCACATGAAACTTCCTCATCAG TATAGATGA